tacataaattttataataataaatttttgaatttaaataccAGCACAAACGAGGTATAGGAGTTACAGTAAATAATATGTGTGCGTTTAATTACTTTTGTCAATTACTTTACTGTAGAACTTGTATTTgtcttgttaaataaataattcattttcttaatatatttatataaatttatataaatatgtttattattatctgATTGaagttatgtaatatatttaatagttgATCTATATTACCGACAATCGTTTGCGAAATCACGTGTagttagaataaaatataaggtTAAAATCATAGCGCTGTAGTCACCTTTAGCTTCACAACCTGTAGCATAGACGAGGTGTGTCTCTAGTGCAATGTAATTAACAGTGTAATTGAGAAAGGTATCACTTGATTAGTATGCCGGTGCTTGCGCATGGTTTTAAAATATGAACAAGCgatattgacattttgaaaaaaatgatagaggcaaaatgttcattttattttacatatttatagatCAATAAAACTTCTACAATTTTTATGCTGATACATTTTGCCTTCATCATTGTCTTATGaagttaatatttgaaatatctcaATCAAATCTCCACTTGTAATAATGGTGCCGACCACACCGTAATtattagttataatattttcatttaaatacatttgtCGTTTATTCTTGTCCCTAAAATACAAATATCTTATATTTGATAATGCTGAAGAAATAGTAAGTCAAAACACCTGCAGGTGTCAGCTGGAAAGCAAATGGCGAATGGTGTCAAATGAAGTTGAAGTAGTTCAGTAATTATCGTCGATTTAACGACTttgtttgtattaatttataatcggAATAACCCACatcaattagaaattaataaaatactacaTATTTAATGTTCGTTGAGTAAATGTGCTAGTAATTGTGTATTAGTTTCGCGTAGAAATCGATAAGTTCGGGTTGAACGTCGAACCTTACGCGCAGGTTTGCCTGTCGTGTGTTATTTCTTTCACCGAATATCTTCGGCGTCAAGATGTCTACATCCGTCACAGCCAAACTTCAAGATGACATGAACAGTATACCGTTGGCAGACGACGATCCTCAAGGTAAAGGACTTTGCATTTACGTTTTAATGCAATTTCCTAATTTCATTATTGCCTCTTACTCAATTATAacctgttttcttttgttttaactCTAATAAGatacttaaatatttatcaagtatatgaaacaatttttaaacctTACATAAACCAATATACTACTCATAATCCATatatgttaatttaaatttaatcagattaaaattatttattgaaataattacatgCGGCTTTTTTGTTGGAAAACagtgtttgtaaatatttttctttatattaaagGAATAGTTGTttaagtgtaataattaattatccttATACATTCTTTAACATTGCATGTATCGaaaagttataatatttatgaaaatatcttTATGTATAGTAATTATTCCTGAGGAAGAAATTCTGGATAACAGCTGCCATTTATCTGATGCATTGGGCAGGGGACGCAGCATGGATTCTATTCCCTCAACATTCACAAATGGCAGCTGTAGTCCCAATAGTATGTTGCAAAaatttagttttagttttataacTATCTGTTAGTTTAATATctactaaaatttttattttaggcTTAGATCCTGATATCAGTCCCGATGAACAAGAAGAGAAAGCTAGACTGATTGCCCAAGTACTTGAACTTCAGAATACTTTAGAcggtaagaaattaatattttaatacaataagAGTTTCAAAAAGTTGATGTAATTCCTATAATTTCAAACCAACAGTCACATGTAActtattatttgataatatgAAACTTCTTATTGATTTTATCTTAAAAATCATGATTATTAGTAAtgaagttttaattttttttataactttctaatatgttaaagtaataaaatataacaggacatttaaacataatttacaaaagtaatctcttagaaacaaataaatttttcttgtttctccCTCTGTTTAGACTTGTCACAGAGAGTGGACAGTGTAAAGGAAGAGAATCTAAAATTGAGAAGTGAGAATCAAGTACTCAATCAATATATCGAAAACTTAATGTCTGCATCCAGTGTTTTTCAATCCACCAGCCCTAACACCAAAAAAAAGTGAATCTATGTCTTAAAttagagaaaaattctgaaaaacagggattttaaaataatgtgaTCTTTAGCTCTTCATAAAAAGTATGTATATGTTTTCCCTTTATAACACCCTAATTTAAAAGGAAAagtatagaaaagaaatttaatgtagATATAAGAGTatccaatatattatttaatgaattgtgCTTATTCTGGCAATTTATTTCTTGTTAGTGTGTACATACTTTTTATGAAGATgacatatataaatgaaaatttccttGTTTCTTCTCATGATTCCTATTTGAAtcatattcacttaaaaatttgTGGGTTAAACTGTATATTTACTTTCTCCTTCTGTCGCTTTATATGCTTTTTGCTTGAGAAGCAATGCACTTGTAATTACTATATTGCCAAAGAATTCCAATTTccatttatatattacagttttatttattcactCATAGTGGAAGGGTAAGAATCTCGTTTATTATGGACAAAGTTCATGAGGATctataaaaggaagaaaaagaattgatattttcaaaacaaagtTTATAAATGCTCGATTAATTGAGTTGTGTATTTAGATTATTTGTTTTGAGTGTTTAATTTTAATCCTTGGACTATGTCTTAAaagttttgtttaattaattagtcTATTTGTGTAGCATGTTAAATAAGAAATAGGTTTAAAAAGAAAGTCGCATATGTCTTTAAGGAAAAATTGGTCTATGTGACGCCAATAATATCCTCTTTCCAAGGGTTAACAGTTTTCCGCGCAGAAGATACACTCCCGATGGAATAAATACAGTGACTTCTTTGTTCTACTTTTATATGATCACTGTTTATGTTTTTTCACGTACTTACGCATTATCACAAACATTACTATTTTATGAACAAGGTATGAAGGT
The window above is part of the Nomia melanderi isolate GNS246 chromosome 2, iyNomMela1, whole genome shotgun sequence genome. Proteins encoded here:
- the LOC116431134 gene encoding uncharacterized protein LOC116431134; this translates as MSTSVTAKLQDDMNSIPLADDDPQVIIPEEEILDNSCHLSDALGRGRSMDSIPSTFTNGSCSPNSLDPDISPDEQEEKARLIAQVLELQNTLDDLSQRVDSVKEENLKLRSENQVLNQYIENLMSASSVFQSTSPNTKKK